From a single Apium graveolens cultivar Ventura chromosome 2, ASM990537v1, whole genome shotgun sequence genomic region:
- the LOC141706719 gene encoding bZIP transcription factor TGA10-like isoform X3, protein MGSLQPRSLLQSNIPASSSSEQETKLFSAATHHANEGASTLMSDSNKNHRHHDEFHHQISYGHVMNNSSSTHNNPPSSNFIGKDGGGAYNDLGEFDQALFLYLDGQSPNSSSSLQQHKSDAGMRPATLNIFPSQPMHVEPSSSTKVSNMGLVSPSNVGSKRPLSETSIVSSDQRTSVFNVSGPSSSEPPPPTAVKQEGNSSRGATNLEHDRPRTPDAKTLRRLAQNREAARKSRLRKKAYIQQLESSRVKLTQLEQEIQKSARAQGFATAGSSLAGEQGSLPLGIGNLSPVVFDMEYARWLEEHQRLMFELRAAIQEHLGDNELRLYVENCLSHFNEIMNLKCMIAKTDVFHLISGTWKTPAERCFMWIAGFRPSDIIKMIPNQIEALSEQQMMGIYGLTQSTMEAEEALSQGLDALNQSISDVMASDLLTCPANMGNYMGQMALAMGKLSTLEGFVRQADGLRQQTIHRLHQLLTTRQSAQGLLAIAEYFHRLRTLSSLWLARPRHD, encoded by the exons ATGGGGAGTCTGCAGCCAAGGAGCCTTCTTCAGTCCAATATAccagcttcttcttcttctgaGCAAGAAACCAAATTATTTTCTGCAGCAACTCATCATGCGAATGAAGGCGCTTCTACTTTGATGTCTGATTCCAACAAAAACCATCGTCATCATGATGAGTTTCATCATCAGATCTCGTATGGTCATGTCATGAATAATTCATCATCAACTCATAATAATCCACCTTCATCCAACTTCAT AGGCAAAGATGGAGGAGGAGCTTATAATGATCTCGGGGAATTTGATCAAGCACTCTTTTTGTACCTTGATGGACAAAGCCCTAATTCTTCCTCTTCACTTCAACAACACAAAA GTGATGCTGGGATGAGACCTGCAACACTGAACATTTTCCCATCTCAGCCGATGCATGTGGAGCCATCATCATCAACAAAG GTGAGTAATATGGGTTTGGTTAGCCCATCAAACGTGGGGTCTAAGAGACCATTATCAGAAACATCCATCGTGTCCTCCGACCAAAGAACTAGCGTTTTCAATGTAAGCGGACCTTCTTCCAGTGAGCCTCCACCGCCTACAGCAGTCAAG CAAGAAGGAAACTCGAGTAGGGGTGCTACAAATTTGGAGCATGACCGACCTAGAACACCAGATGCTAAG ACACTGAGGAGACTTGCTCAGAATCGAGAGGCAGCTAGGAAAAGCAGGCTCAGGAAAAAG GCTTATATTCAGCAGCTAGAATCCAGCAGGGTGAAGCTTACTCAATTGGAACAAGAAATTCAAAAATCAGCTAGAGCTCAA GGATTTGCTACGGCTGGAAGTTCACTTGCAGGAGAACAAGGGTCACTTCCGCTTGGAATAGGCAACCTCAGCCCAG TGGTATTCGATATGGAGTACGCGAGATGGCTGGAAGAACATCAGAGGCTGATGTTTGAGCTGAGAGCAGCAATCCAAGAGCATTTGGGAGATAATGAGCTGCGGCTTTACGTGGAGAATTGTTTGTCTCATTTTAATGAGATAATGAACCTCAAGTGCATGATTGCTAAAACTGATGTCTTTCATCTCATTTCTGGTACTTGGAAAACTCCAGCTGAGCGTTGCTTCATGTGGATTGCTGGCTTCCGCCCCTCCGACATCATTAAG ATGATCCCAAACCAGATTGAGGCATTGTCGGAACAACAGATGATGGGTATATATGGATTAACACAATCCACAATGGAGGCGGAGGAGGCGCTGTCACAAGGTCTGGATGCTCTAAATCAATCTATATCAGATGTCATGGCTTCTGATTTACTCACCTGTCCTGCAAACATGGGCAACTACATGGGACAGATGGCTCTGGCCATGGGAAAGCTCTCCACTCTTGAAGGCTTTGTGAGACAG GCGGATGGTTTGAGACAGCAGACAATACATCGATTGCACCAGCTTCTGACGACTCGACAATCAGCCCAAGGATTGTTAGCAAT
- the LOC141706719 gene encoding bZIP transcription factor TGA10-like isoform X4, with the protein MGSLQPRSLLQSNIPASSSSEQETKLFSAATHHANEGASTLMSDSNKNHRHHDEFHHQISGKDGGGAYNDLGEFDQALFLYLDGQSPNSSSSLQQHKSDAGMRPATLNIFPSQPMHVEPSSSTKVSNMGLVSPSNVGSKRPLSETSIVSSDQRTSVFNVSGPSSSEPPPPTAVKQEGNSSRGATNLEHDRPRTPDAKTLRRLAQNREAARKSRLRKKAYIQQLESSRVKLTQLEQEIQKSARAQGFATAGSSLAGEQGSLPLGIGNLSPVLDAVVFDMEYARWLEEHQRLMFELRAAIQEHLGDNELRLYVENCLSHFNEIMNLKCMIAKTDVFHLISGTWKTPAERCFMWIAGFRPSDIIKMIPNQIEALSEQQMMGIYGLTQSTMEAEEALSQGLDALNQSISDVMASDLLTCPANMGNYMGQMALAMGKLSTLEGFVRQADGLRQQTIHRLHQLLTTRQSAQGLLAIAEYFHRLRTLSSLWLARPRHD; encoded by the exons ATGGGGAGTCTGCAGCCAAGGAGCCTTCTTCAGTCCAATATAccagcttcttcttcttctgaGCAAGAAACCAAATTATTTTCTGCAGCAACTCATCATGCGAATGAAGGCGCTTCTACTTTGATGTCTGATTCCAACAAAAACCATCGTCATCATGATGAGTTTCATCATCAGATCTC AGGCAAAGATGGAGGAGGAGCTTATAATGATCTCGGGGAATTTGATCAAGCACTCTTTTTGTACCTTGATGGACAAAGCCCTAATTCTTCCTCTTCACTTCAACAACACAAAA GTGATGCTGGGATGAGACCTGCAACACTGAACATTTTCCCATCTCAGCCGATGCATGTGGAGCCATCATCATCAACAAAG GTGAGTAATATGGGTTTGGTTAGCCCATCAAACGTGGGGTCTAAGAGACCATTATCAGAAACATCCATCGTGTCCTCCGACCAAAGAACTAGCGTTTTCAATGTAAGCGGACCTTCTTCCAGTGAGCCTCCACCGCCTACAGCAGTCAAG CAAGAAGGAAACTCGAGTAGGGGTGCTACAAATTTGGAGCATGACCGACCTAGAACACCAGATGCTAAG ACACTGAGGAGACTTGCTCAGAATCGAGAGGCAGCTAGGAAAAGCAGGCTCAGGAAAAAG GCTTATATTCAGCAGCTAGAATCCAGCAGGGTGAAGCTTACTCAATTGGAACAAGAAATTCAAAAATCAGCTAGAGCTCAA GGATTTGCTACGGCTGGAAGTTCACTTGCAGGAGAACAAGGGTCACTTCCGCTTGGAATAGGCAACCTCAGCCCAG TTTTAGATGCAGTGGTATTCGATATGGAGTACGCGAGATGGCTGGAAGAACATCAGAGGCTGATGTTTGAGCTGAGAGCAGCAATCCAAGAGCATTTGGGAGATAATGAGCTGCGGCTTTACGTGGAGAATTGTTTGTCTCATTTTAATGAGATAATGAACCTCAAGTGCATGATTGCTAAAACTGATGTCTTTCATCTCATTTCTGGTACTTGGAAAACTCCAGCTGAGCGTTGCTTCATGTGGATTGCTGGCTTCCGCCCCTCCGACATCATTAAG ATGATCCCAAACCAGATTGAGGCATTGTCGGAACAACAGATGATGGGTATATATGGATTAACACAATCCACAATGGAGGCGGAGGAGGCGCTGTCACAAGGTCTGGATGCTCTAAATCAATCTATATCAGATGTCATGGCTTCTGATTTACTCACCTGTCCTGCAAACATGGGCAACTACATGGGACAGATGGCTCTGGCCATGGGAAAGCTCTCCACTCTTGAAGGCTTTGTGAGACAG GCGGATGGTTTGAGACAGCAGACAATACATCGATTGCACCAGCTTCTGACGACTCGACAATCAGCCCAAGGATTGTTAGCAAT
- the LOC141706719 gene encoding bZIP transcription factor TGA10-like isoform X2, whose product MGSLQPRSLLQSNIPASSSSEQETKLFSAATHHANEGASTLMSDSNKNHRHHDEFHHQISYGHVMNNSSSTHNNPPSSNFIGKDGGGAYNDLGEFDQALFLYLDGQSPNSSSSLQQHKSDAGMRPATLNIFPSQPMHVEPSSSTKVSNMGLVSPSNVGSKRPLSETSIVSSDQRTSVFNVSGPSSSEPPPPTAVKQEGNSSRGATNLEHDRPRTPDAKTLRRLAQNREAARKSRLRKKAYIQQLESSRVKLTQLEQEIQKSARAQGFATAGSSLAGEQGSLPLGIGNLSPDAVVFDMEYARWLEEHQRLMFELRAAIQEHLGDNELRLYVENCLSHFNEIMNLKCMIAKTDVFHLISGTWKTPAERCFMWIAGFRPSDIIKMIPNQIEALSEQQMMGIYGLTQSTMEAEEALSQGLDALNQSISDVMASDLLTCPANMGNYMGQMALAMGKLSTLEGFVRQADGLRQQTIHRLHQLLTTRQSAQGLLAIAEYFHRLRTLSSLWLARPRHD is encoded by the exons ATGGGGAGTCTGCAGCCAAGGAGCCTTCTTCAGTCCAATATAccagcttcttcttcttctgaGCAAGAAACCAAATTATTTTCTGCAGCAACTCATCATGCGAATGAAGGCGCTTCTACTTTGATGTCTGATTCCAACAAAAACCATCGTCATCATGATGAGTTTCATCATCAGATCTCGTATGGTCATGTCATGAATAATTCATCATCAACTCATAATAATCCACCTTCATCCAACTTCAT AGGCAAAGATGGAGGAGGAGCTTATAATGATCTCGGGGAATTTGATCAAGCACTCTTTTTGTACCTTGATGGACAAAGCCCTAATTCTTCCTCTTCACTTCAACAACACAAAA GTGATGCTGGGATGAGACCTGCAACACTGAACATTTTCCCATCTCAGCCGATGCATGTGGAGCCATCATCATCAACAAAG GTGAGTAATATGGGTTTGGTTAGCCCATCAAACGTGGGGTCTAAGAGACCATTATCAGAAACATCCATCGTGTCCTCCGACCAAAGAACTAGCGTTTTCAATGTAAGCGGACCTTCTTCCAGTGAGCCTCCACCGCCTACAGCAGTCAAG CAAGAAGGAAACTCGAGTAGGGGTGCTACAAATTTGGAGCATGACCGACCTAGAACACCAGATGCTAAG ACACTGAGGAGACTTGCTCAGAATCGAGAGGCAGCTAGGAAAAGCAGGCTCAGGAAAAAG GCTTATATTCAGCAGCTAGAATCCAGCAGGGTGAAGCTTACTCAATTGGAACAAGAAATTCAAAAATCAGCTAGAGCTCAA GGATTTGCTACGGCTGGAAGTTCACTTGCAGGAGAACAAGGGTCACTTCCGCTTGGAATAGGCAACCTCAGCCCAG ATGCAGTGGTATTCGATATGGAGTACGCGAGATGGCTGGAAGAACATCAGAGGCTGATGTTTGAGCTGAGAGCAGCAATCCAAGAGCATTTGGGAGATAATGAGCTGCGGCTTTACGTGGAGAATTGTTTGTCTCATTTTAATGAGATAATGAACCTCAAGTGCATGATTGCTAAAACTGATGTCTTTCATCTCATTTCTGGTACTTGGAAAACTCCAGCTGAGCGTTGCTTCATGTGGATTGCTGGCTTCCGCCCCTCCGACATCATTAAG ATGATCCCAAACCAGATTGAGGCATTGTCGGAACAACAGATGATGGGTATATATGGATTAACACAATCCACAATGGAGGCGGAGGAGGCGCTGTCACAAGGTCTGGATGCTCTAAATCAATCTATATCAGATGTCATGGCTTCTGATTTACTCACCTGTCCTGCAAACATGGGCAACTACATGGGACAGATGGCTCTGGCCATGGGAAAGCTCTCCACTCTTGAAGGCTTTGTGAGACAG GCGGATGGTTTGAGACAGCAGACAATACATCGATTGCACCAGCTTCTGACGACTCGACAATCAGCCCAAGGATTGTTAGCAAT
- the LOC141706719 gene encoding bZIP transcription factor TGA10-like isoform X1 encodes MGSLQPRSLLQSNIPASSSSEQETKLFSAATHHANEGASTLMSDSNKNHRHHDEFHHQISYGHVMNNSSSTHNNPPSSNFIGKDGGGAYNDLGEFDQALFLYLDGQSPNSSSSLQQHKSDAGMRPATLNIFPSQPMHVEPSSSTKVSNMGLVSPSNVGSKRPLSETSIVSSDQRTSVFNVSGPSSSEPPPPTAVKQEGNSSRGATNLEHDRPRTPDAKTLRRLAQNREAARKSRLRKKAYIQQLESSRVKLTQLEQEIQKSARAQGFATAGSSLAGEQGSLPLGIGNLSPVLDAVVFDMEYARWLEEHQRLMFELRAAIQEHLGDNELRLYVENCLSHFNEIMNLKCMIAKTDVFHLISGTWKTPAERCFMWIAGFRPSDIIKMIPNQIEALSEQQMMGIYGLTQSTMEAEEALSQGLDALNQSISDVMASDLLTCPANMGNYMGQMALAMGKLSTLEGFVRQADGLRQQTIHRLHQLLTTRQSAQGLLAIAEYFHRLRTLSSLWLARPRHD; translated from the exons ATGGGGAGTCTGCAGCCAAGGAGCCTTCTTCAGTCCAATATAccagcttcttcttcttctgaGCAAGAAACCAAATTATTTTCTGCAGCAACTCATCATGCGAATGAAGGCGCTTCTACTTTGATGTCTGATTCCAACAAAAACCATCGTCATCATGATGAGTTTCATCATCAGATCTCGTATGGTCATGTCATGAATAATTCATCATCAACTCATAATAATCCACCTTCATCCAACTTCAT AGGCAAAGATGGAGGAGGAGCTTATAATGATCTCGGGGAATTTGATCAAGCACTCTTTTTGTACCTTGATGGACAAAGCCCTAATTCTTCCTCTTCACTTCAACAACACAAAA GTGATGCTGGGATGAGACCTGCAACACTGAACATTTTCCCATCTCAGCCGATGCATGTGGAGCCATCATCATCAACAAAG GTGAGTAATATGGGTTTGGTTAGCCCATCAAACGTGGGGTCTAAGAGACCATTATCAGAAACATCCATCGTGTCCTCCGACCAAAGAACTAGCGTTTTCAATGTAAGCGGACCTTCTTCCAGTGAGCCTCCACCGCCTACAGCAGTCAAG CAAGAAGGAAACTCGAGTAGGGGTGCTACAAATTTGGAGCATGACCGACCTAGAACACCAGATGCTAAG ACACTGAGGAGACTTGCTCAGAATCGAGAGGCAGCTAGGAAAAGCAGGCTCAGGAAAAAG GCTTATATTCAGCAGCTAGAATCCAGCAGGGTGAAGCTTACTCAATTGGAACAAGAAATTCAAAAATCAGCTAGAGCTCAA GGATTTGCTACGGCTGGAAGTTCACTTGCAGGAGAACAAGGGTCACTTCCGCTTGGAATAGGCAACCTCAGCCCAG TTTTAGATGCAGTGGTATTCGATATGGAGTACGCGAGATGGCTGGAAGAACATCAGAGGCTGATGTTTGAGCTGAGAGCAGCAATCCAAGAGCATTTGGGAGATAATGAGCTGCGGCTTTACGTGGAGAATTGTTTGTCTCATTTTAATGAGATAATGAACCTCAAGTGCATGATTGCTAAAACTGATGTCTTTCATCTCATTTCTGGTACTTGGAAAACTCCAGCTGAGCGTTGCTTCATGTGGATTGCTGGCTTCCGCCCCTCCGACATCATTAAG ATGATCCCAAACCAGATTGAGGCATTGTCGGAACAACAGATGATGGGTATATATGGATTAACACAATCCACAATGGAGGCGGAGGAGGCGCTGTCACAAGGTCTGGATGCTCTAAATCAATCTATATCAGATGTCATGGCTTCTGATTTACTCACCTGTCCTGCAAACATGGGCAACTACATGGGACAGATGGCTCTGGCCATGGGAAAGCTCTCCACTCTTGAAGGCTTTGTGAGACAG GCGGATGGTTTGAGACAGCAGACAATACATCGATTGCACCAGCTTCTGACGACTCGACAATCAGCCCAAGGATTGTTAGCAAT
- the LOC141706720 gene encoding FT-interacting protein 3-like, producing MQRPPYEDFSLKETKPHLGGGKATGDKLTSTYDLVEQMQYLYVRVVKAKDLPAKDLTGSCDPYVEVKLGNYKGTTRHFEKKSNPEWMQIFAFSKDRIQASVLEATVKDKDVIKDDFMGRVLFDLNEVPKRVPPDSPLAAQWYRLEDRNGNKHKGELMLAVWWGTQADEAFPEAWHSDAATVLGADSLSSIRSKVYLSPKIWYLRVNVIEAQDLMPTDRTRFPDVFVRAILGNQALRTRNSMTKSINPMWNEDLMFVAAEPFEEPLILSVEERVAPNKEEVLGRCAIPLQYVDRRLDNKPLNTRWYNLEKHVVITEGDKKKEFKFSSKIHMRICLEGGYHVLDESTHHSSDLRPTAKQLWKSTIGVLEVGILNAQGLSPMKTKDGRATTDAYCVAKYGQKWVRTRTIIDSAAPKWNEQYTWEVFDPCTVITIGVFDNCHLHGGDKAGGARDSRIGKVRIRLSTLETNRVYTHSYPLLVLHQNGVKKMGEIHLAVRFTCSSLLNMMNMYSQPLLPKMHYVNPLTVSQLDSLRHQATQIVSMRLSRAEPPLRKEVVEYMLDVGSHMWSMRRSKANFFRIVGVFGGLIAVGKWFDQICNWKNPITTVLIHILFLILVLYPELILPTIFLYLFLIGVWYYRWRPRHPPHMDTRLSCADNAHPDELDEEFDTFPTSRSAETIRMRYDRLRSIAGRIQTVVGDLATQGERLQSLLSWRDPRATALFVIFCLVAAIVLYVTPFQVVALLTGLYVLRHPRFRHKLPSVPLNFFRRLPARTDCML from the coding sequence ATGCAGAGACCTCCATATGAAGATTTTTCTCTTAAGGAGACCAAACCCCACCTTGGTGGTGGAAAGGCCACCGGTGATAAGCTCACAAGCACCTATGACCTTGTCGAGCAAATGCAATACCTCTATGTTCGAGTTGTAAAAGCTAAAGATTTACCTGCTAAGGATCTTACCGGTAGTTGTGACCCTTATGTTGAAGTTAAGCTAGGAAACTACAAGGGCACGACACGGCATTTTGAGAAGAAATCAAATCCGGAATGGATGCAGATTTTTGCCTTTTCCAAGGATCGGATTCAGGCCTCTGTGCTGGAAGCCACTGTGAAAGACAAGGATGTTATAAAGGATGATTTCATGGGCCGGGTTCTGTTCGACCTCAATGAGGTCCCTAAGCGAGTTCCTCCTGATAGTCCTCTCGCTGCACAGTGGTACAGACTCGAAGATAGGAATGGGAATAAACATAAGGGAGAGCTTATGTTGGCTGTTTGGTGGGGTACTCAAGCTGATGAAGCATTTCCTGAAGCATGGCATTCAGATGCTGCAACTGTTTTGGGTGCTGACAGTCTTTCCAGCATCCGCTCAAAAGTGTATCTCTCACCTAAGATTTGGTATCTCAGAGTTAATGTGATTGAAGCTCAGGACTTGATGCCCACTGATAGGACAAGGTTCCCGGATGTTTTTGTGAGGGCTATTCTTGGAAATCAAGCTCTTAGAACTAGAAATTCTATGACCAAATCAATTAATCCTATGTGGAATGAGGATCTAATGTTTGTAGCAGCAGAACCGTTTGAAGAGCCCTTAATTTTgagtgtggaagaaagagttGCGCCCAACAAGGAAGAAGTTTTAGGACGCTGTGCTATTCCTTTACAGTATGTGGACAGGAGGTTAGATAATAAACCCCTAAATACTAGGTGGTATAATCTTGAAAAGCATGTCGTTATTACCGAGGGGGACAAGAAGAAGGAGTTTAAATTTTCCAGTAAGATTCATATGAGAATCTGTTTGGAGGGTGGTTATCATGTTCTGGATGAATCTACGCACCACAGTAGCGATCTTAGACCGACTGCAAAACAGCTGTGGAAGTCCACCATCGGGGTTCTTGAGGTGGGGATTTTGAATGCGCAGGGACTATCACCAATGAAAACAAAAGATGGCAGAGCAACAACTGATGCTTATTGTGTTGCCAAGTACGGGCAGAAGTGGGTTCGTACAAGGACAATCATAGATAGTGCTGCTCCCAAGTGGAACGAGCAGTATACCTGGGAGGTTTTTGATCCGTGCACTGTTATAACTATTGGAGTGTTTGATAACTGTCATCTTCATGGCGGGGATAAGGCTGGAGGAGCAAGAGATTCACGGATTGGAAAAGTAAGAATTCGCCTTTCTACTCTTGAAACAAATAGAGTTTACACACATTCATATCCGCTTCTGGTTTTACATCAAAATGGTGTAAAGAAGATGGGCGAAATTCATCTGGCTGTGAGATTTACCTGCTCTTCTTTGCTGAATATGATGAATATGTACTCACAACCACTGTTGCCAAAGATGCATTACGTCAATCCATTAACTGTTAGTCAGCTTGATAGCTTGAGGCACCAGGCCACTCAAATTGTCTCCATGAGACTTAGTCGTGCAGAGCCACCTCTGAGAAAAGAGGTGGTGGAGTATATGCTAGATGTTGGATCTCACAtgtggagtatgagaagaagtaAAGCTAATTTCTTTAGGATTGTGGGAGTTTTTGGTGGACTTATTGCTGTTGGCAAATGGTTTGATCAGATATGTAACTGGAAGAACCCCATAACCACTGTTCTTATACACATCTTATTCTTAATACTGGTACTATATCCAGAACTTATTCTACCAACCATTTTCCTCTACCTTTTCCTGATTGGAGTTTGGTACTATAGATGGAGGCCAAGACATCCTCCTCATATGGACACACGCCTCTCTTGTGCTGATAATGCACATCCTGATGAACTGGATGAGGAATTTGATACATTTCCTACTTCACGTTCTGCTGAAACTATTCGGATGAGATATGATCGGTTGAGAAGTATTGCTGGGAGGATACAAACAGTGGTCGGTGACTTGGCAACTCAGGGGGAGAGGCTACAATCTTTGCTAAGCTGGAGAGATCCTAGAGCTACTGCCCTGTTTGTAATTTTCTGCCTGGTTGCAGCTATCGTTCTTTATGTCACTCCTTTCCAAGTTGTGGCGCTTCTTACAGGATTGTATGTGCTAAGACATCCAAGGTTCCGTCACAAGCTTCCTTCTGTGCCGCTTAATTTTTTCAGGAGATTGCCAGCAAGAACTGATTGCATGTTATGA
- the LOC141705581 gene encoding FT-interacting protein 3-like has translation MTRRPPPPEEFLPRETRPHLGGRKATGDKLTSTYDLVEEMDYLYVRVVKAINLPPKDLTGGCDPYVQVKLGNYMGTTHHIPMISNPEWSQVFAFSKERSQGSELEVIVKDKDVMMNEFIGRVLFEVHDVPKRVPPDGPLAAQWYRLEDRNGNKLMGELMLAVWWGTQADEAFPEAWHSDAATFGDVNGLANIRSKVYLSPKLWYLRVNVIEAQDLMPSDMTRPPDVFVKALLGNKALRTRCCMSKSINPMWNEDLMFVAAEPFEEPLILSVEDRVAPNKDEVLGRCAIALQHVERRFDHKTPETMWFNLEKHIITPEGDKKEVRIASRIHLRLCLEGGYHVLDESTHYSSDLRPTAKELWKSPTGVLEVGILNAEGLLPMKTRDGMATTDAYCVAKYGQKWVRTRTIIDSFSPKWNEQYTWEVFDPCTVITIGIFDNCHLHLADRAGRIRDSRIGKIRIRLSTLESDRVYTHSYPLLVLHPNGVKKMGEIQLAVRFTCSSLLNMMSMYSQPLLPKMHYVYPLSITQLDSLRHQATQIVSMRLGRAEPPLRKEAVEYMLDVGSHMWSVRRSKANFTRIMGVLGGLIAVGKWCDQICNWKNPVNTVLIHILFLVLVFYPGLILPTIFIYLFLIGIWYYRFRPRHPPHMDTLLSCADDSHPDELGEEFDTFPTSCPVDILRMRYDRLRSIAGRIQTVVGDLATLGERLQSLLSWREPRATAVFVIFCLVAAIVLIVTPFQVIALFTGFYVLRHPRFRHKLPSVPLNFFRRLPARTDCML, from the coding sequence ATGACACGAAGACCTCCTCCACCTGAAGAGTTTTTACCCCGGGAAACCAGACCTCACCTTGGTGGGAGGAAGGCCACCGGTGATAAGCTCACAAGCACTTACGATCTTGTTGAGGAGATGGACTACCTTTATGTTCGAGTTGTAAAAGCAATAAATTTACCTCCTAAGGATCTTACTGGTGGCTGTGACCCTTATGTCCAAGTTAAGCTAGGAAACTATATGGGCACAACTCATCACATTCCGATGATATCCAATCCTGAATGGTCTCAAGTTTTTGCCTTCTCAAAGGAACGGAGTCAGGGCTCTGAACTGGAGGTCATTGTGAAAGACAAGGATGTGATGATGAATGAATTCATTGGTCGGGTTCTCTTTGAAGTTCATGACGTCCCAAAGCGGGTTCCTCCTGATGGTCCTCTAGCTGCACAGTGGTACAGGCTAGAAGATAGGAACGGGAACAAGCTTATGGGAGAACTAATGTTGGCTGTTTGGTGGGGAACTCAAGCTGATGAAGCATTTCCTGAAGCATGGCATTCAGATGCTGCAACTTTTGGTGATGTTAATGGTCTTGCAAACATCCGCTCCAAGGTGTATCTCTCACCCAAGCTTTGGTATCTAAGAGTTAATGTGATTGAAGCTCAGGACTTGATGCCCTCCGATATGACAAGGCCTCCAGATGTTTTTGTAAAGGCTCTCCTTGGAAATAAAGCTTTGAGGACACGATGCTGTATGAGCAAATCGATAAATCCAATGTGGAATGAGGACTTGATGTTTGTAGCAGCTGAACCATTCGAAGAGCCCTTAATTTTGAGTGTGGAAGATAGAGTTGCACCCAACAAAGATGAAGTTTTAGGAAGGTGCGCTATTGCCTTGCAGCACGTGGAGAGGAGGTTTGATCATAAAACACCAGAAACCATGTGGTTCAATCTAGAGAAGCACATCATTACCCCTGAGGGAGATAAGAAGGAGGTTAGAATTGCGAGTAGGATTCATTTGAGACTCTGTTTGGAGGGTGGTTACCATGTTTTGGATGAATCCACCCACTATAGTAGTGATCTTAGACCGACTGCGAAAGAGCTGTGGAAGTCCCCCACTGGGGTTCTGGAGGTGGGAATTCTGAATGCTGAGGGTCTACTACCCATGAAAACGAGAGACGGGATGGCAACAACAGATGCTTACTGTGTTGCCAAGTATGGACAGAAGTGGGTGCGAACAAGGACCATCATAGACAGCTTTTCACCCAAGTGGAATGAGCAGTATACATGGGAGGTTTTTGATCCATGTACAGTGATAACTATAGGAATATTTGATAATTGTCATCTGCATTTGGCGGACAGGGCTGGAAGAATAAGGGATTCCAGAATTGGAAAGATTAGGATTCGTCTCTCTACCCTCGAATCTGATAGAGTGTACACACATTCATATCCCCTTCTGGTTTTACATCCCAATGGCGTAAAAAAGATGGGTGAAATTCAGCTGGCTGTGAGATTTACATGCTCTTCTTTGCTGAATATGATGAGCATGTACTCACAACCACTGTTGCCCAAAATGCATTACGTTTATCCATTGAGTATAACTCAGCTAGATAGCTTGAGGCACCAAGCAACTCAAATCGTCTCCATGAGGCTTGGGCGTGCAGAGCCGCCTCTGAGAAAAGAAGCAGTGGAGTATATGCTGGATGTTGGCTCGCATATGTGGAGTGTGAGAAGAAGCAAGGCAAACTTTACAAGAATAATGGGAGTTTTAGGTGGCCTAATTGCTGTTGGTAAATGGTGCGATCAAATTTGCAATTGGAAGAACCCCGTAAACACTGTTTTGATTCACATTTTGTTCTTGGTATTGGTATTTTATCCGGGACTGATTCTGCCAACCATTTTTATCTACCTTTTCTTGATTGGAATTTGGTACTACAGATTCAGGCCAAGGCATCCTCCTCACATGGACACTCTCCTCTCTTGTGCTGATGATTCGCATCCTGATGAACTGGGCGAGGAATTTGATACGTTCCCTACTTCATGCCCCGTAGACATACTTAGGATGAGATATGATCGTTTGCGAAGTATTGCAGGAAGGATTCAGACAGTGGTTGGTGACTTGGCAACTCTGGGGGAAAGGCTGCAATCTTTGCTAAGCTGGAGAGAACCTAGAGCAACAGCAGTGTTTGTCATTTTCTGTTTAGTTGCTGCTATTGTTCTTATTGTCACTCCTTTTCAAGTCATAGCCCTTTTTACAGGATTCTATGTGTTAAGACATCCAAGGTTCCGTCACAAGCTTCCTTCTGTGCCCCTCAATTTCTTCAGGAGATTACCAGCAAGAACTGACTGCATGTTATAA